The genomic region TCGCCGACATCGTCCACCACCTGACGCCGTTCTTCGTCAGCCGCCAGGTCGTCTGCGGCGCCGGACGTGTCGGCATCGGCCCCGACGGGCGCGAGCACGGCTACCAGATCAGCCAGCGCGCCGACTTCTTCGAGGTCGAGGTCGGTCTCGAGACGACGCTCAAGCGCCCGATCATCAACACCCGCGACGAGCCGCACGCCGACCCCGAGAAGTACCGCCGCCTGCACGTCATCATCGGCGACGCCAACCTCGCGGAGGTCTCGACGTACCTCAAGGTCGGCACCACCGCCCTGGTGCTGGCGATGATCGAGGACCGGTTCATCGACGCCGACCTGAGCGTCGAGAGCCCCGTCTCCGCTCTGCGGGCGGTCTCCCACGACCCGGGCCTCACGCACCTGCTGACGCTGCGCGACGGGCGCCGCCTGACCGCGGTGCAGCTGCAGATGGAGTACCTCGACCTGGCGCGCAAGTACGTCGAGGACCGGCTCGGTGCCGACGCCGACCCCCAGACCGTCGACGTGCTCGCCCGCTGGGAGTCGGTGCTCGACCGGCTCGAGCGCGACCCGATGTCGCTGGCCGGCGAGCTCGACTGGGTGGCCAAGCTCAAGCTGCTCGAGCAGTACCGCCAGCGCGACGCCCTGGCCTGGGACGACGCCAAGCTGCAGCTCATCGACTACCAGTACTCCGACATCCGTCCCGACAAGGGGCTCTACCAGCGCCTGGTCCGGGCCGGGCGCATCGAGCGGCTGCTCGACGACGCCGCGGTCGAGGACGCGATGCACGACCCGCCGCACGACACGCGGGCCTACTTCCGGGGCCGCTGCCTGGAGAAGTTCCCCGACGCCGTGGCGGCGGCGTCGTGGGACTCCGTGATCTTCGACCTGCCGGGGCGCGAGTCGCTGCAGCGGGTGCCGACGATCGACCCGCTGCGCGGCAGCCGGGCCCACGTGGGCGAGCTGATGGACCGCTGCACCAGCGCCTCCGAGCTCTTCGCGGCCCTCACCAGCTGAGGCGGGCCCGTCGGCTAGGGTCGGAGCATGGCCCAGGAGCAGAAGCAGCCGCGCAAGTCGACGGAGACCGAGGAGTCGGTCGAGACCGCCCCGGAGACCGACGTCGCCGAGCGCAAGGAGGCGCTCGACAGCGACGTCGACGACATCCTCGACGAGATCGACGACGTGCTGGAGTCCAACGCCGAGGACTTCGTGAAGTCGTTCATCCAGAAGGGCGGCCAGTGAGCGGGGGCGACCCGCGCCTGCCGGCCGGCTACCTGCAGCCCGGCACGTCGTCCTTCGCCGACTTCCTGGCCTCCCAGTCGCCCGAGCTGCTGCCGGGGCGCCGCACGCTGCCCGCGGGACAGGCCCACGACCTGGCGCCGCACGGCACCACGATCGTGGCGGCGACGTACCCCGGCGGGGTGCTGCTGGCCGGTGACCGCCGCGCCACGATGGGCAACATCATCGCCTCGCGCGACATCGAGAAGGTCTTCGCCACCGACGAGTTCTCCGCCGCCGGCATCGCCGGCACGGCCGGGCTGGCCGTCGAGCTGGTGCGGCTCTTCCAGACCGAGCTCGAGCACTACGAGAAGATCGAGGGCACCCGGCTCAGCCTCGACGGCAAGGCGAACCGGCTCTCGGCGCTGATCCGCGGCAACCTCGGGATGGCCATGCAGGGCCTCGCCGTGGTGCCGCTCTTCGTCGGTTACGACGTCGACGCCGCGGCCGGGCGCATCTTCAGCTACGACGTGACCGGCGGGCGCTACGAGGAGACCGGCTACCACGCGGTGGGCTCCGGCTCGCTCTTCGCCCGGGGCGCGCTGAAGAAGCTCT from Nocardioides salarius harbors:
- a CDS encoding ubiquitin-like protein Pup: MAQEQKQPRKSTETEESVETAPETDVAERKEALDSDVDDILDEIDDVLESNAEDFVKSFIQKGGQ
- the dop gene encoding depupylase/deamidase Dop, with the translated sequence MSVRRVMGTEVEYGISVPGQPGANPMVASSQVVNAYASATVKARRARWDFEEESPLRDARGFDMSRQVADQSQLTDEDLGLANVILTNGARLYVDHAHPEFSTPEVTTPLDIVRWDKAGELVMLDAARRAGQLPGGAPIVLYKNNTDGKGASYGAHENYLMRRSTPFADIVHHLTPFFVSRQVVCGAGRVGIGPDGREHGYQISQRADFFEVEVGLETTLKRPIINTRDEPHADPEKYRRLHVIIGDANLAEVSTYLKVGTTALVLAMIEDRFIDADLSVESPVSALRAVSHDPGLTHLLTLRDGRRLTAVQLQMEYLDLARKYVEDRLGADADPQTVDVLARWESVLDRLERDPMSLAGELDWVAKLKLLEQYRQRDALAWDDAKLQLIDYQYSDIRPDKGLYQRLVRAGRIERLLDDAAVEDAMHDPPHDTRAYFRGRCLEKFPDAVAAASWDSVIFDLPGRESLQRVPTIDPLRGSRAHVGELMDRCTSASELFAALTS
- the prcB gene encoding proteasome subunit beta, whose amino-acid sequence is MSGGDPRLPAGYLQPGTSSFADFLASQSPELLPGRRTLPAGQAHDLAPHGTTIVAATYPGGVLLAGDRRATMGNIIASRDIEKVFATDEFSAAGIAGTAGLAVELVRLFQTELEHYEKIEGTRLSLDGKANRLSALIRGNLGMAMQGLAVVPLFVGYDVDAAAGRIFSYDVTGGRYEETGYHAVGSGSLFARGALKKLYRPDLGEDDVITLAVQALYDAADDDSATGGPDVARRIFPMVHLIGAEGGRTIEEERVAEVSERVIAGRMGRPDGPHAPLTGGA